One Streptomyces dangxiongensis genomic window, GGCGGGCGCGGACATCAAACGCCTTGAGGCGGACTTCCACCGGTATCCGTACCCGAGCGACTCGCCCACGCTGGGGGAGAAGCCACCGAGGTTGTTCCGGGCGAGGGCGGAGCTGGACGCGGAGGGGGAGCGCCGGGTGGTGCTCGACCTGCTGCGGGATGACCTGGCGGCGAAGCTGGACGGGCATGTGATGCGGTGGCAGCGTGAGTTGGCGGCGTCTTATGAGACGTGGGAGCAGAAGTACGCCGTTTCGTTGCGGGAGATTCGGGCGGGGCGGGAAGCTGCGGCGGAGAAGTTGGATGGCTACCTGGAGGCGCTGGGCTATGTCGGTTGAGTGGCCACTTCGGCGGCTGACCGATGTGGTGAGCCTCCCCAAGGGGCAAGTGAGTCCCCTAGACCCTCCGTATAGAAGCCAGTTCTTGCTCGCGCCGGATCACGTAGAGCCCGGTACAGGTGCGATCCTCAGGCTGGAGACTGCTGAATGGCAAGGGGCTATCAGCGGCAAGTATGTAGTTCGCCCTGGGGACGTCGTATTCAGTAAGATCAGGCCTGCGCTAAGGAAAGTAGCTCTCGCCGACTTTACGGGGATCTGCTCGGCAGATATGTATCCACTGCGACCAAGGGAGGAGATGGTTGGGGGTTTTGTCAAGGCTGTCCTTCTCGGTGATCAGTTTTCGCGATACGTGGAGAGTCTTTCGGGGCGTACTGGAATCCCAAAAGTCAACAGAGGGGACTTGGAGGGGTTCTGGTTGCCAGTTCCGCCGCTCAGTGAACAGCGGCGGATCGTTGAGGTAATCGACAGTTTTACTGGGCTGGAGCGGGGCATCGAGGCGTCGATCGCTAAGTTTGACGCATTGCGCTCCGGATTGATGGAGGAGCTTGCCGAGCTGGAGTGCGGGCAGTTCGGTGAGGTGCTCAAACAAGGACCCCAGAACGGTATCTACAAGCCCGCACGCTCGTATGGCCTGCAAGGTACTCCCATCGTGCGCATCGATAGTTTCTCCAGGGGGAAGTCGGACCTTACTCGAGGTCTTTTGCGAGTCTCCGTGAAGGGTAGCGAAATTGCACAATACGGGCTCGACGTGGGGGATATCGTAATCAATCGCGTGAATACGCCCGATCTCGTTGGCAAATCGACATCGGTGCGACGTTTGATCGAGCCCACGATCTTCGAGTCAAACATGATGCGTTGTAAGCTGATTTACTCCGCAGCCGACCCTGTGTTTACGGAGACTTGGTTGGGGAGCTCGATAGTTAAGCGGTACTTTCTGCAGTGCGCCAAGAGCGCCATCTCTCAGGCCAGCATCAATGGCGATGACGTGCGCAATTGTCCGTTCCCGAAAATGAGTTTGCCAGGGCAGTTGGCGTTTCTTGAGCGGCTCAATGCCGTGGACGATCAGAGACTGGCAGAGGCGGCCGAGCTTGCGAAATTGCGTCAACTCAAGCAGGGGCTTGTGGATGACTTGCTGTCGGGACGGGTTGCGGTATCTGCTGCGGTGGCCTGAGCGGGCGACGTCCGGCCCGCGCCATAAGGCGGGCCGGACGGATCATGGCCGTGAGCGGTCAGACGGGCAGGCGGCCGTCCCCGACCGCTGCGACGAACGATGTCCAGCCGGTCGACGAGAAGACCAACGCGGGTCCCTGAAGGGCCTTCGAGTCACGGACCGGGACACCGGTCGTGTAGCCGTCCAGGACCTCGAGGCAACTGCCGCCTTCGTTGCCGCTGTACGTCGACTTGCGCCAGCCCTGCAGGGATGAGGCGTTGGGGATGGTGGGTTCATTCACGGTGTTCGTAGTCCTTTGCTGTCGCCCTCATCAGGGTCAGTGACTCCTTGAGCGGCATTGCGTCGCCTAGCGCGAGATCGTAGGTGCCTTCAAGGCGGTCGACCATGGCGGGGGAGTCGTGGATCTTGCCCACCTGGATGCCTTCGGAGTACGCCACCGGCGGCTGATCCTCGAAGTTGAGCAGGGTGAGCATGCTCTGCATGAGGGGATGGACCCCCAGTCCGAAGGGCAGCACGTGGACGCGTACGCGTCCTGATTCCACCAGCTTCACGATGTGGCGGAGTTGTTCCGCCATGACCTCCGGCCCGCCCACCACCCGCCGCAGTACAGCCTCGTCAAGCAGCGCCCACACTACGGGCGTCACCGGGTCCTCCAGGATCTTCGCCCGCTCAAGGCGTGTGACAACGAGCCTGTCACATTCCGCTTCACCCACGGGAGGGAACGACGTACTCAGAACCGCACGCGCGTACCTTCCCGTCTGGAGGATGCCGGGGATGAACGACAGAGCGAACTCGCGGATCATCGTCGCCTGCTGTTCGAGCTGAAGGGCCGCCTCGAAGTACCCCGCGACAGCCGTGTCGTCGTCCGGCAGGAAGCTGCTGAGCACATCGCCCGTGTTCAGCGCCCTGTCGAGGCGTCTCGCGTCCTCCTTGGACGGGGTGCGCCGGCCCGCCTCGATGTGGGCGATGTGCGAACGCGTCATGACGGCGGCCGTCGCCAGCTCCTGCTGCGTCAGCCCGGCCGCCTCGCGCTGCGCCTTCAACCACTCCCCATAGATGTTGCTCATCGTCAACTCCCATGTGACAGATGCGGTGTCACCTCCGACCCCCTGGCGAGCCTAGCCCGACCCGTCTCACTCTGTGAGTGGATCGCTACACAGCGACGTCCATGCACGTCGACCTGCCCTCGGGTACCGAAGACCCCCGCGACCGCTACCGACGGCCCGGGGGCATGGCCCTCAACCGCATCGGAGTTGAAGACGTGTTGCACCGTATCGCCCTCCTCGTCGAGCCGCTGCTGCGGCTCCTGTGGCCCGCCTCCGGGCGGCACCGGAACCGGGGCAGGCACCGCGCCGGGGGAGGGGCACAGCGCACCCCCGTGCCGGCCGCCCCCGGCGCACCCGGCCGCCGCCCCTCCCCGCACGAAGCCCTCCTCCACGGCGAGGACTCCCGGCTCGTCCGCCCCTACCTCCTCGCCCACGAACGGCGCACGCAGGCCAAGCAGCAGCGCGCCCGCCGCCGGACCCTCTGGCTCGCCGTGCACGGCATCGACGTAGGACCACGGCGCATCCACGGCGTCGATGTCGGCTCCCGCCGAATCCCGGTCCCCGAGGCGGTCGCCGCGTGATCTACAAGAGTCACGACGCCGCCGACCCCACGGCCAGCCGGCCCCGCCTCCTCCCCTGGTCCACCCTCGACGGCAACCCCTGCTACCTCGTCACCGACGACACCGGCACCGGCCGTCTCTCATGCCTCGCCGACGATGTCGAAGCCGTCCAGCTCGGCATGGCCGACGACCTTCTCGGCCATGCTGTCAATCTCTTGGGCGACGACAAGGCCACCGCACCCCAACTCCGTTACTTGGCCGCCCGCTTGGCCGAGGCGCTCCACGACGTGCACCGCATCGCCCGCAGCAGGGGAGCGCGCCTGCCCGCGCCCCACGGCGAAGAGAAGAGCTCCGACGCCGCCCCGGAAGAGGACCCCGGCACCTGACCCACCCACCCTGGCGCCGAGCGTGCGGACGTACCGGTGCAAAGGCCCCGTACGCCCGCGTGCTCGGCCATGTCCTACGCCTGGCTCTCTTCCCCTCACCCCGCCCCCTGGGCACAGAATGGATCTCCGGGGAACGGCGGGACGTACGGAGAGGCGCGGGGCTGTGGTGGTGCACGTCGAACGGGACGAGGTGGAGCGGCCGTTCGTCGCGCAGTTGGAGGCCATGGGGTGGACGCATGTGCCGGGCGTGGAGTTGGACGAGCTCGACGCGGCTGTGCCGCTGCTGGTCGACCAGCTCGGGCCCGCGCTGCGGCGGATCAACCTCCGGGGCAGTGACGGTCAGCCCTGGATGGGCGAGGACGACATCCGGCGGGCGGTCGGCGAGCTCGCCTCCCTCTCCCTCGGCAAGGGCGTCGTGCAGGCGAACCTCGCCGCTACCGACATGCTGCTCCACGGCTGGACGCTTCCCTCGCCCTCCGCCGCGCACGGTGGTCCGTCCGCCACCGTCCAGTACGTCGAGTGGCATCCGGATTTCGTCACGCGCAACACCTTCACCGTCGTCGACCAGCTCCGCGTGCGCAGTCGCTCCGGCGAGCTGTCGATACTCGACGTCGTCCTGTTCGTGAACGGCATTCCGCTCGTCGCCGTCGAGTGCAAGAGCCCCGATCTCGCCGAGCCCGTCCGCAGCGCCGTGCTCGATCTCCGTCACTACGCCGGGAGTCCCGTTCCGGACCTCGACGCCACCTTGGCTCCGGTCCCCGCCGGTGTGCCGGAACTGTTCCGGACCGTGCAGCTCCTCGTCGCCGCGACCGGCGAGACCGCCCACCTGGGCACCGTCACCTCCGAGCCCGAGCACTTCCACCCGTGGCGCAGCGTCGAACCGGAGGAGGAGGGCACACTGCGGCGGGAGCTGCGTACCGCCGGACTGCTCGCGGACGGCGCCGACCCGGCCGCGCCTGCGCCGCTTGGCGAGCAGCAGAAGCTCGTCGGTGTGGTCCTGCGGCCGGCCGCCCTGCTCAACGTCGTACGGCACTACGTGATCCCGATGGCCGTCGAGTCCGGGGCGGACGGCGGGGCCGTGCGGACCGTGAAAGCCGTCGCCCGGCACCAGCAGTACCGGGCCGCCGAGAAGGCCGTCCGCAGACTGCTGACCGGGCGGACCCGTGCCGGGCGGGACACCGAGGACGAGCGCGGCGGTGTCATCTGGCACACGCAGGGCTCCGGCAAGTCGCTGACCATGACGTTCCTGGTGCGACGCGTGCATCTGCACCCTCGGCTCAGTGAGTTCATGGTGGTCGTGGTCACCGACCGCACCCAGTTGCAGACTCAGCTCTCACGGACGCTGAAGCTCAGCGAGTCCGACGTCGAGACGGCGGAAACCCGGACGCAAATGGAGGGGCTGCTGCGCGACGGCGGGCGGCGCGTCGTCTTCGGCATGATCCAGAAGTACGGGACCGGCTTCACCTTCGCCGGGGACGCGGAAGGCAGCGGGGACGACCGGGATCTGACGGGAGAGGGAGCGGGCCGGAGCGAGGACGAAAGCCCTGGCCCCGTACCGGACTTCCCCGAGTGCAACAAGTCGCCGGACATCCTCGTCCTCGTCGACGAGGCACACCGCTCCCACACCAGCGTCCTGCACGCCGCCCTGCGCAAGGCGATCCCGAACGCCGCCAAGATCGGGTTCACGGGTACGCCGATCATCACCGGGCGCGAGGAGGACACGCGCCGGATCTTCGGGCGGGGCTACTCGCCGCGGGGCTTCCTCGACGAGTACCGGATGGAGGACGCCGAGCACGACGGCGTCGTCGTCCGTATCCGCTACGAGGGACGGACCGGGGAGGGCGAGGTCCGTGACGGGGAGGTCCTCGACAGGGGGTTCGACGACCTCGTCCGGGACCGCACCCCCGAGGAGCGGGCCGCGCTGCTCAAGCGGTGGCCCACCGAGCGGGACGTCGCCGAGTCCGTTCCCATGATCGAGGCGAAGGCCGAGGACATGCTGGAGCACTGGGTGACCACCGTGCTGCCCGGCGGCTTCAAGGCACAGGTCGCGGCCGTCAGCCGGAAGGCGGCCGTGCAGTACCACCACGCCCTGCGCAAGGCCCGTGACGAACTGCTGGCGCAGTTGCACGAGTTCGACCCGGAGTCGGTGACGGGAACACCACTGGAGAAGCTGTCCGCCAGACAGCGGTATCTCCACCAGGCTTACCAGTTCCGGGCGCTGCTGCGGCGGATCGACTTCGTTCCCGTCATCTCCCCGGGTTCTGGCCACAAGCGCGGGGAATGGAGGGAGTGGACCGACGCCGGCCGCCAGGAGGCGTACACCGAGCGCTTTCAGAAGGCGTTCCCCGAGCTGAAGCCCGATCCGGAGTGGGTCGCGGTGACCCCCTTCAACCCACCGCAGGCCCTGACTCCGCCCACCGGTCCCGCCGGCGGGATGAACACCCCGTGGTCCGAGGCCGCGAACAGCGAGCCGCCGCTCCCCGCCTCGGTGCCCGACCCCGTGCACCCCGACAGCCCCATCGCGTTCCTGATCGTAAAGTCCATGCTGCTCACCGGATTCGACGCCCCGCGCGAACAGGTGCTCTACCTGGACCGGCCGATCCGGGACGCTGAGCTGCTCCAGGCCGTCGCGCGTGTCAACCGCACCTCGCCCGGTAAGGAAGTCGGTTACGTCGTCGACTACTACGGCGTCTTCGAGCACCTCTCCAGCGCCCTCGCCGGGTACCGGAACGCCGACGTCACCGACACCATGCGCGATCTGTCCTACGAGGTGGACAAGCTCGGGCCCGCTGCCCAGAAGGTCCGCGACTTCCTGGGACGCAACGGCATCGACGACGCGCAGCTCGACCAGCTCGCCAAACTGGGGCCCGCGGCCCTCGCACTGCAACCCGAAGACCTGCGGTTCGGCTTCGACGAGGTGCTGCACGAGTTCCTCGCCACCCTCGAACGCGTCCTCCCGCACGAGGACGCCCTGGACTGCGTGGCGGACGCCCGGCGCTGGAGCCTGCTCCAGAAGCGGGTGCGGCGGCTGTGCCGGGACGCCGAGGGCGGCACGTTCACGCTGCGCCGGTACGGGCGCAAGGTCCGGGCGATGATCGCCGACCACCTCGAAGGGCCCGAGATCGACCAGGTCATCCCGCCGGTCTCGCTCACGGCTCTCACCTTCGACGACGCCGTGCGACGGCTGCCGCCGCAGGAGGCGGCGGCGGAGATGGGCCATGCGCTCCGCTTCCACCTGGAGGAACGGACGAAGCGGGAGGACCCCGCGAAGTACGAAAGGCTCTCCAAGCGCCTGGAAGAGATCCTGCGCACGATGCCGGGTCGCTTCGAGGAGCAGATCGAGGAGTTCGGCCCGCTGATCGAGGAGGCCAGGCAGGAGCAGGAGGAGTCCCCGGAACTCGCCGGTCTCACGCCGCTCGAACAGAGGGTGTACCGGCTCGTGGAGCAGATCCTGGAGGACACCCCCGGGATCAGGCTCGCCGATGGCGGAGACGTCAGACGGCTCACGGGCAAGGTGTGCGACGTGGCCACCGGGGTCATGGCCAGGGCGTCGTACCAGGGGCAGCACCAGGACATCAGCATGCTGGCCGGAGACCTCCAGGATGCCTTGCTCAGTAACGATGTCCGGCCCGTGGGCGGAAACTGGGCGTCGTTGGAGAACGCCGCTGAGCGCCTGGCGTCCTTCGCGCAGGACAACCTGCGGCAGTTCCGAAGCAGGGCGAGGGGAGAATAGGCGGGTGACCGTCCCGGCCGATCCTTCGACGTACTCCGCTCCCGAAGCCCACCTCACTGTGGACGGGCTGTCCCTTCGGGTGTGTGCCAGCGCCCGAAGGAAACGGTTCGCACTGACCGTCGAGACCGACGCGACCCTCACCCTGCACACCCCGGCCGGGCGCTCGACGGCCGAGGCGGAGCAGTTCGTCCGCGCGCACCGGGACTGGCTGCTGACCAAGCGGCGGGAGCGGGAGCGCACGCGCCCGCTCAGCCCCGTCAAGCAGCTCGCCGACGGAGAGGTCTTCCGCTACCTGGGGAGGACGTACCGGCTGGCCGTGTCCGGTGAGGAGGGGGCGGGCGGAGGAGTCCGGCTGATCGCGGGGCGCCTCATCATGGGCACGGATCTGGCGGCACAGCCGCAGGCGGGTCGGGCAGCGCTGGTCGACTGGTACTGCCGGGCCGGCCGGAACTGGACGGGACATCGGCTGCAGCCCTGGGCGGCCCGCATGGGGGTGGCCGAGCCGGAACTCGACGTGCGGGACCTGGGGGACCGATGGGGTTCGTACCGGCCGCCGCAGGCCGGGGCGGGCGCCAAGGGGCTGATGAGCCTCGGGTGGCCGCTCTTCCAGCTGCCCATGCATCTGATCGACTACGTCATCGCCCATGAGCTGGCCCACGTGAAGGTGTCCGGGCACCGAGAGGACTTCTGGCGGCTGCTGCGGATCGCGCTGCCCGAGTACGAAGAGCGGCGGGCGGACCTCGACGAGCTGGGGCGGCGACTCTGGATGGGTGATATTCGGGTAGGTCCTGGGTGACTCCTCGCATGTAGGTAGTTCAGTCACCGCAGTGCTGCCAGATCCCGTCCACCTACTCCGGCCTGACCCGCCCGGTGCTGGCGGTGTCCGGCGACGGCGGCGCGCTGTACTCCGTCGCGGAACTGGCCACGGCCCGCCAGTACGACCTGCCGGTCACCTGGCTGATCGTCGACGACGGCGGCTACGGCATCCTGCGCGAGTACATGACGGAGGCCTTCGGCCGGACGACGGCGACGGACCTGACCGGCCCGGACTTCGTGGCCCTCGCCGAGTCCTTCGGCGTCCCGGGGGTCCGGACGACCCCGGAGTCCCTGCGTAGGGACCTGATCGACGCCCTGTCCGCCCCGGGCCCGTCGGTGGTGGTACTCCCGGCGGTACTGAGGATGTTCGCGCCGACGCATCTGGCTTGAACCCCCGCCCCGACGGGCGGCCCCGCTCTCGGCTCCCCTGCGCTCGGATGGGTGCTGTTCCGTCGTCGGGGAGCTGGTGCACGGAACTGCCCGGCCGTCGTGGCCGTCCTCTCGGGTGATCATGAACTGGCGGCCCTGACCAGGCCGTCACCGGCGGGGGAGGGCAGACGTGTTCGAGGCTGTGTTCGGCGACGATCACTGGTTCCTGGGGGGACTCACCGTCCTCGCGACCGTGCTCGGGGGGACGGCGTGGCGGGTGGCTCGGGGGTGCCGGGCCGAGCGGCCCTTCTGGTGGGTGCCGTTCGTGTTCTGCCTCACCGGCGTGCTCGGAGTCACACTCGCCATGCGTGGGGGCGGGGCCGGGAGGGGCGAGTGTGTGATCAACCATGAGGTCACCGAGCCGCTCTACACCACCCAGGGCCTGTGGAACCTGGTGATGTTCGTGCCGGTCGGGCTGTTCGGGGTGCTCGCGTCGCGGCGGCCGGTGCCCGTGCTCGGTGGTGTGCTCGCGCTGCCCTGTCTCATCGAACTCATCCAGGCGCTGGCCCCGTTGGCCGCCGGCGTCTGCGACAGCGCCGATGTCGAGATGAATGTGGCCGGGGGACTGGCCGGTCTCGCCGTGGGGCTGTCGGCGGTGCGTGGCCGGGTGGCCTGGCGGGCGCTGGGCAGGTCCACTGCGGTTGCCCTCGGGGTGCTCGGTGTCCTTGGGGCCACCGTGCTGCAGAGCGCGGTCACCCTGGAGCATGTCGACGGTTCCAGCGTCCGGGACGCCCACGGGGATGAGCGGGAGGCCGCCGAGCGGGCCGTACGGCAGGCCTTCGGGAACCGGTACGAGATTGGTGACGTGCGCGTCAGTCCCGGCGTCGACGGCTACAACGGCTGGATGTCCGTCGAGTTCGCCGGCGGGTTCCCCGCGGAGCTGATGTGGCCTGGCGGGCGCCGGCTCACCGTCGACTTCGCCGGCACCTCCGGCGCGGGGTACGCCGTCCCCGGTGCCACCCAGCCCCACGACGCCCGGGACGCCTACCGCGTCGCCCGCGCCTACATGCGCGCCCACTACCCGTGGGCCGAGTCGGCCTCCTGGCATGTGACGCGCGCGGTGGGCCACTACGCGGGCGGCGGCGCGTGGGTCACCTCGTGGCGGTTCAGGGGGCGCGGGGTGGCCATGCCCCGCAGCCTCGATGTGCGGATCAGCCGGGCCGGGCGCGTCTACGGGCTGTCCGTCGACCTCGGCCCCACGCACGTGGAGCTGCCCGCGGGACTCCTCTCGGCACGGCAGGCCGAGTACCTCGTCAGGAAGCGGGAGCGGCGGAGCCGAGCCGATGCCGGGCACCTGCATATCCACGCCCGGGAGTTGACGACGGAGCGCGTCAAGGGGCATCAGGGGCCCTGGCGCGCGGTGTGGTCCGTGGAGGTGGCCGACCCGAGGTGCCGTCCCGACGGGGACGGGGACGGCTGTGAGCCCTACGTCACGTCGGTGGATGCCGCGACCCGGGAGATCGTCGACTGACACGGTGTGCCGAACACACGTCCCCTGAACTGGTGTACAGCCGTCCGCCCCACTGGTGAGTCTTCTCCGTAGCGCATGGGTGCGCTCGACGGCGTTGCAGACGACGCCTGTTCGATGTTCGAGGGGGGACTTTTTCCATGACTTACCGGATATCCGGCCGGGCCGGTGTGCTCGCGGCCGCCGCCGTCGGTGCCGCGCTGCTCATACCGGCCGTCACCGCCGCCACCCCGGCCGCCGCCACGACACCCACCGTCGGCTGTACGTCCGCCAAGGCGGGCCTGGCCGACAAGCTGAAGAAGGACATCACGGCCGCCCTCGCCAACCGCAAGGGCACCGTCGCGGTCGGCCTGTACGACCGCAGCACCAAGACGACGTGCACGCTGCGCGCCACCAGCGCCTACGACTCGGCCAGCAGCGTCAAGGTCACCGTGCTCGCCGCGCTGCTGTGGGACGCCAAGAAGCACGACCGGTACCTGACGAGCACCGAGCAGTCGCTCGCCAAGGCCATGATCACGCAGTCGGACAACACCGCGACCAGCAAGCTGTGGAAGCAGCTCGGCGTGACGAAGATCAAGGGCTTCCTGACCACCGCCGGGATGACGAAGACCGTGCCGGGGGCGGACGGTTACTGGGGTCTGACCCAGGAGAACGTCGTCGACGAGCAGAAGCTGCTCAAGCTGGTCACCGCGAAGAACAGCGTGCTGAGCGACAACGCCCGCGCCTACATCCTGAAGCTGATGGGCCAGGTCGTCGCGGACCAGCGCTGGGGCACTCCGGCCGGGGCGCCGTCGTCCGTCTCCGTGCACGTCAAGAACGGTTGGCTGCAGCGC contains:
- a CDS encoding restriction endonuclease subunit S, producing the protein MSVEWPLRRLTDVVSLPKGQVSPLDPPYRSQFLLAPDHVEPGTGAILRLETAEWQGAISGKYVVRPGDVVFSKIRPALRKVALADFTGICSADMYPLRPREEMVGGFVKAVLLGDQFSRYVESLSGRTGIPKVNRGDLEGFWLPVPPLSEQRRIVEVIDSFTGLERGIEASIAKFDALRSGLMEELAELECGQFGEVLKQGPQNGIYKPARSYGLQGTPIVRIDSFSRGKSDLTRGLLRVSVKGSEIAQYGLDVGDIVINRVNTPDLVGKSTSVRRLIEPTIFESNMMRCKLIYSAADPVFTETWLGSSIVKRYFLQCAKSAISQASINGDDVRNCPFPKMSLPGQLAFLERLNAVDDQRLAEAAELAKLRQLKQGLVDDLLSGRVAVSAAVA
- a CDS encoding DUF397 domain-containing protein encodes the protein MNEPTIPNASSLQGWRKSTYSGNEGGSCLEVLDGYTTGVPVRDSKALQGPALVFSSTGWTSFVAAVGDGRLPV
- a CDS encoding helix-turn-helix domain-containing protein — encoded protein: MSNIYGEWLKAQREAAGLTQQELATAAVMTRSHIAHIEAGRRTPSKEDARRLDRALNTGDVLSSFLPDDDTAVAGYFEAALQLEQQATMIREFALSFIPGILQTGRYARAVLSTSFPPVGEAECDRLVVTRLERAKILEDPVTPVVWALLDEAVLRRVVGGPEVMAEQLRHIVKLVESGRVRVHVLPFGLGVHPLMQSMLTLLNFEDQPPVAYSEGIQVGKIHDSPAMVDRLEGTYDLALGDAMPLKESLTLMRATAKDYEHRE
- a CDS encoding type I restriction endonuclease, which produces MVVHVERDEVERPFVAQLEAMGWTHVPGVELDELDAAVPLLVDQLGPALRRINLRGSDGQPWMGEDDIRRAVGELASLSLGKGVVQANLAATDMLLHGWTLPSPSAAHGGPSATVQYVEWHPDFVTRNTFTVVDQLRVRSRSGELSILDVVLFVNGIPLVAVECKSPDLAEPVRSAVLDLRHYAGSPVPDLDATLAPVPAGVPELFRTVQLLVAATGETAHLGTVTSEPEHFHPWRSVEPEEEGTLRRELRTAGLLADGADPAAPAPLGEQQKLVGVVLRPAALLNVVRHYVIPMAVESGADGGAVRTVKAVARHQQYRAAEKAVRRLLTGRTRAGRDTEDERGGVIWHTQGSGKSLTMTFLVRRVHLHPRLSEFMVVVVTDRTQLQTQLSRTLKLSESDVETAETRTQMEGLLRDGGRRVVFGMIQKYGTGFTFAGDAEGSGDDRDLTGEGAGRSEDESPGPVPDFPECNKSPDILVLVDEAHRSHTSVLHAALRKAIPNAAKIGFTGTPIITGREEDTRRIFGRGYSPRGFLDEYRMEDAEHDGVVVRIRYEGRTGEGEVRDGEVLDRGFDDLVRDRTPEERAALLKRWPTERDVAESVPMIEAKAEDMLEHWVTTVLPGGFKAQVAAVSRKAAVQYHHALRKARDELLAQLHEFDPESVTGTPLEKLSARQRYLHQAYQFRALLRRIDFVPVISPGSGHKRGEWREWTDAGRQEAYTERFQKAFPELKPDPEWVAVTPFNPPQALTPPTGPAGGMNTPWSEAANSEPPLPASVPDPVHPDSPIAFLIVKSMLLTGFDAPREQVLYLDRPIRDAELLQAVARVNRTSPGKEVGYVVDYYGVFEHLSSALAGYRNADVTDTMRDLSYEVDKLGPAAQKVRDFLGRNGIDDAQLDQLAKLGPAALALQPEDLRFGFDEVLHEFLATLERVLPHEDALDCVADARRWSLLQKRVRRLCRDAEGGTFTLRRYGRKVRAMIADHLEGPEIDQVIPPVSLTALTFDDAVRRLPPQEAAAEMGHALRFHLEERTKREDPAKYERLSKRLEEILRTMPGRFEEQIEEFGPLIEEARQEQEESPELAGLTPLEQRVYRLVEQILEDTPGIRLADGGDVRRLTGKVCDVATGVMARASYQGQHQDISMLAGDLQDALLSNDVRPVGGNWASLENAAERLASFAQDNLRQFRSRARGE
- a CDS encoding M48 family metallopeptidase gives rise to the protein MTVPADPSTYSAPEAHLTVDGLSLRVCASARRKRFALTVETDATLTLHTPAGRSTAEAEQFVRAHRDWLLTKRRERERTRPLSPVKQLADGEVFRYLGRTYRLAVSGEEGAGGGVRLIAGRLIMGTDLAAQPQAGRAALVDWYCRAGRNWTGHRLQPWAARMGVAEPELDVRDLGDRWGSYRPPQAGAGAKGLMSLGWPLFQLPMHLIDYVIAHELAHVKVSGHREDFWRLLRIALPEYEERRADLDELGRRLWMGDIRVGPG
- a CDS encoding VanZ family protein; amino-acid sequence: MFEAVFGDDHWFLGGLTVLATVLGGTAWRVARGCRAERPFWWVPFVFCLTGVLGVTLAMRGGGAGRGECVINHEVTEPLYTTQGLWNLVMFVPVGLFGVLASRRPVPVLGGVLALPCLIELIQALAPLAAGVCDSADVEMNVAGGLAGLAVGLSAVRGRVAWRALGRSTAVALGVLGVLGATVLQSAVTLEHVDGSSVRDAHGDEREAAERAVRQAFGNRYEIGDVRVSPGVDGYNGWMSVEFAGGFPAELMWPGGRRLTVDFAGTSGAGYAVPGATQPHDARDAYRVARAYMRAHYPWAESASWHVTRAVGHYAGGGAWVTSWRFRGRGVAMPRSLDVRISRAGRVYGLSVDLGPTHVELPAGLLSARQAEYLVRKRERRSRADAGHLHIHARELTTERVKGHQGPWRAVWSVEVADPRCRPDGDGDGCEPYVTSVDAATREIVD
- a CDS encoding serine hydrolase gives rise to the protein MTYRISGRAGVLAAAAVGAALLIPAVTAATPAAATTPTVGCTSAKAGLADKLKKDITAALANRKGTVAVGLYDRSTKTTCTLRATSAYDSASSVKVTVLAALLWDAKKHDRYLTSTEQSLAKAMITQSDNTATSKLWKQLGVTKIKGFLTTAGMTKTVPGADGYWGLTQENVVDEQKLLKLVTAKNSVLSDNARAYILKLMGQVVADQRWGTPAGAPSSVSVHVKNGWLQRSTHGWRVHSLGTFNGAGHDYVMTVLTQDDSTMDYGVTTIQNVARAIHKDLVPATSGVTRYTPTSEPREALVAVPPQG